One region of Primulina tabacum isolate GXHZ01 chromosome 17, ASM2559414v2, whole genome shotgun sequence genomic DNA includes:
- the LOC142530286 gene encoding uncharacterized protein LOC142530286, with the protein MEVLHADEFELQDTIINKEFAKYRDKTGLFGKALAAKACEKNDDTFDPCTWWSTYGAHTPNLLRVALRILSLTTSSSGCERNWSAFEGIHTKKRNMLDVHRLNNLVFVQFNARLFNKQKREKEKNVDVLLEKDASNAQGWIVDGGEENEVEPGSGLTWQLVDEATRADENLQLQRSSRVRELHEDDFESEEEDDDQNDDIDFVSDEELVVENFREEEVD; encoded by the exons ATGGAAGTTTTGCATGCCGATGAGTTTGAACTGCAAGATACAATTATTAACAAGGAATTTGCAAAATATAGAGATAAGACTGGGTTATTTGGGAAAGCATTGGCTGCAAAAGCATGTGAAAAAAATGATGATACATTTGATCCATGTACATGGTGGAGTACCTACGGTGCTCACACACCCAACTTGCTAAGAGTGGCATTGAGGATTCTTTCATTAACTACAAGTTCATCTGGGTGTGAAAGAAATTGGAGTGCATTTGAAGGA ATTCATACAAAGAAGAGAAATATGTTGGATGTCCATAGGTTGAACAATCTAGTATTTGTCCAATTTAATGCTAGATTGTTTAACAAGCAAAAAAGAGAGAAAGAAAAGAATGTCGACGTCCTTCTTGAAAAAGATGCTTCAAATGCACAAGGTTGGATTGTGGATGGTGGGGAAGAAAATGAAGTTGAACCAGGTTCGGGGCTCACTTGGCAATTAGTTGATGAAGCAACTAGGGCAGATGAAAATCTACAGCTCCAAAGAAGCTCTAGAGTTCGAGAACTTCATGAggatgattttgaatctgaagaagaagatgatgatcaaaatgatgatattgattttgtGTCCGATGAAGAACTAGTTGTTGAAAATTTCAGAGAAGAAGAAGTGGATTAA